In one Leptospiraceae bacterium genomic region, the following are encoded:
- a CDS encoding type I restriction enzyme HsdR N-terminal domain-containing protein, with the protein MNIPIKVKERIQLGFKKFQSVIKNAKDNDVNESNTVVIITDMLSDIFGYDKYLEVTTELATKSGNYCDLAIKIDNKIKLIIEVKSIGTELKDNHIKQAVDYGVNLGVDWVVLTNGNHWLVYKVIFAKPVDKELVYDFKFLEMNLKQQSDIESLFYLSKEGLGKSTLEEFHAQRQALSRYFISQMILSNGILENLRRELRKISPGIKIEINDIKNVITEEIFKREVTENEKAEEAKKLILKVYKDIDRQKAKEQKKKGIERSDSNNSSLENNSNEINNFE; encoded by the coding sequence ATGAATATTCCAATAAAAGTAAAAGAAAGAATACAATTAGGATTTAAGAAATTTCAAAGTGTAATCAAAAATGCAAAAGATAATGATGTAAATGAATCAAATACAGTTGTAATAATTACAGATATGCTGAGTGATATTTTTGGCTATGATAAATATTTGGAAGTGACAACTGAGCTTGCTACAAAATCGGGAAATTATTGTGATCTCGCAATTAAAATTGATAACAAAATTAAATTAATAATAGAAGTAAAAAGTATAGGAACCGAACTAAAGGATAATCACATTAAGCAAGCCGTAGATTACGGTGTAAATTTGGGAGTTGACTGGGTAGTTCTTACTAATGGAAATCATTGGTTGGTATATAAAGTAATATTTGCAAAACCAGTAGACAAAGAATTAGTTTATGATTTTAAATTTTTAGAAATGAATTTAAAACAACAATCTGATATTGAGAGTTTATTCTATCTTTCAAAAGAAGGACTTGGTAAATCAACATTAGAAGAATTTCACGCTCAGAGGCAGGCATTAAGTCGATATTTTATTAGCCAAATGATATTATCTAATGGAATATTAGAAAATCTAAGGAGAGAATTACGTAAAATAAGTCCAGGAATTAAGATAGAAATCAATGATATAAAGAATGTTATAACTGAAGAAATATTTAAAAGAGAAGTCACCGAAAATGAGAAAGCTGAAGAAGCAAAGAAATTAATCTTGAAAGTGTATAAAGATATAGACAGGCAAAAAGCTAAGGAGCAAAAAAAGAAAGGTATTGAACGTTCAGACTCAAATAATTCTTCGTTAGAAAATAATTCCAACGAGATAAATAATTTTGAATAA
- a CDS encoding DUF2281 domain-containing protein — MTDLLLISKFQTMPEELKKEALHYFDYLLMKYYESIEKTPRPVFGSAKGKYELMPDFDEPLEDSGD, encoded by the coding sequence ATGACTGATTTATTATTAATTTCAAAGTTTCAGACAATGCCGGAAGAGCTAAAAAAAGAAGCTTTACATTATTTTGATTATCTGCTGATGAAGTACTATGAATCTATAGAGAAAACTCCCCGCCCGGTATTTGGGAGTGCAAAAGGAAAATATGAACTTATGCCGGATTTTGATGAGCCACTGGAAGATTCTGGTGATTAG
- a CDS encoding AAA family ATPase yields the protein MFKSINIKNFRSFKELKEDRFTRINLITGRNNCGKTSFLEALLLLGSVNEIALSVAIDNFRGLKHKKPGDFKFLFHGLESVNQIEISGNMEKNVRKLSISLETKEEEYIDPTNISSTINQEENAVLVYKIEEGSTSENVKLLSEIKNNNLSYQKLPNGKKTFSEKSLYLKSSLPLNFITQLDELIRTKEEKIIIDVIQKIDKDVVDISIGEGNTVYVDVSKKHLYPINIVGDGVEKIIQYIAALSNFKNGTVLIDEIENGLHIDSVQHFWKALVELSHRNNFQIFASTHSIDIMKGLANISTEESPIAEEEFSYFNMRKLEKETKMYRYTMDELRNSLENNIEAR from the coding sequence ATGTTCAAAAGTATCAATATAAAAAACTTTCGTTCTTTTAAAGAACTAAAAGAAGACAGATTCACCAGAATCAACTTGATTACCGGACGGAATAACTGTGGAAAAACATCCTTTTTAGAAGCTCTGCTTTTACTCGGCTCCGTAAATGAAATTGCTCTTTCGGTTGCTATTGATAATTTTCGTGGATTGAAACATAAAAAGCCGGGAGATTTTAAGTTTCTTTTTCATGGATTAGAGTCAGTTAATCAAATTGAAATTTCCGGAAATATGGAAAAGAATGTTCGCAAGTTAAGTATTTCTTTAGAAACGAAAGAAGAAGAGTATATTGATCCTACGAATATCAGCTCTACGATAAATCAGGAAGAAAATGCTGTTTTAGTGTATAAAATAGAAGAAGGTAGTACATCTGAAAATGTAAAATTGCTTTCTGAAATCAAAAATAACAACCTTTCTTATCAAAAGCTTCCGAATGGTAAAAAAACTTTTTCGGAGAAGTCACTTTATTTAAAATCCAGTCTACCTTTAAACTTTATCACTCAATTAGACGAATTGATTCGTACTAAAGAGGAAAAAATCATCATAGATGTGATTCAAAAAATCGACAAAGATGTAGTGGATATAAGCATCGGTGAGGGTAACACGGTATATGTGGATGTAAGTAAAAAACATCTCTATCCGATAAACATTGTGGGAGACGGAGTGGAAAAAATCATCCAATACATAGCTGCCTTGAGTAATTTTAAAAATGGAACTGTATTAATCGACGAAATAGAAAATGGCTTACATATAGATTCTGTCCAACACTTCTGGAAAGCTCTTGTGGAGTTAAGTCATAGAAACAATTTCCAAATTTTCGCAAGCACTCACAGTATAGATATAATGAAAGGTCTCGCAAATATTTCTACAGAAGAAAGCCCGATTGCAGAAGAGGAATTTTCATATTTCAACATGCGGAAATTAGAAAAAGAAACAAAAATGTACCGCTATACAATGGATGAGCTAAGAAACTCTCTAGAAAATAATATCGAGGCTAGATAA
- a CDS encoding MjaI family restriction endonuclease encodes MKNKLKIKTTELIKVIQTNQAEFPKYTTQLINLANQNAQGTRPKIVGQMSELIQEFDGDNFDDWENWYIDKYPKAIENATDRIFEMITNLKEAIQHVDRDLVEKWVHDLVVVKTFIGLKFQKILLQKIAEKYEVEYKASTPQEESKGIDGYIGKIPVSIKPDTYKIKNQLNEKIEVPIIYYTKVKDGISVDLEELNNRIANG; translated from the coding sequence ATGAAAAATAAACTTAAAATAAAAACTACAGAGTTAATAAAGGTAATTCAAACCAATCAGGCTGAATTTCCCAAATATACAACCCAGCTTATCAATTTAGCCAACCAAAATGCACAGGGAACAAGACCGAAAATAGTCGGGCAAATGTCTGAATTGATACAGGAATTTGATGGAGACAATTTTGATGACTGGGAAAACTGGTATATAGATAAATATCCAAAGGCAATCGAAAATGCAACCGATAGAATTTTTGAAATGATAACTAATCTAAAAGAAGCGATTCAGCATGTGGACAGAGATTTGGTTGAAAAATGGGTACATGACCTTGTAGTTGTAAAAACTTTCATTGGCTTAAAATTCCAAAAAATACTGCTACAGAAAATAGCAGAAAAATATGAGGTAGAGTATAAGGCCTCTACTCCACAAGAAGAATCAAAAGGAATCGATGGTTATATAGGAAAAATTCCTGTATCTATAAAACCGGATACATATAAAATAAAAAATCAACTGAATGAAAAAATTGAGGTCCCGATTATCTATTATACAAAAGTCAAAGATGGAATTTCTGTTGATTTAGAAGAATTAAATAATAGGATTGCGAATGGATGA
- a CDS encoding MjaI family restriction endonuclease: MDEFINRLDTDFFRNTNRAWNDLMLNDPWSVGYVSSLIESEHFIKKEDWESFYYNSGKKRSQLLSNHPKIELLNDIYILLNNKQAINNLDWDTKNLNYNYGRTQNDFQKKGEILYNELVNHYDSINLEDCIEAVRFRVICETWNGIILRERKTIENLKKLFPDFKFQKTEGAFDYKYAVDYLVYDNEETTKLGIQIKPQSYQIGKGNFLRNAKTANQKKNNLFIKDYDCSVVYIYSKTDGSIINGEVIAEIEKILKQS; the protein is encoded by the coding sequence ATGGATGAATTTATTAACCGTTTAGATACTGATTTTTTCCGTAATACAAACAGAGCATGGAATGATTTAATGCTGAATGACCCATGGAGTGTTGGATATGTGTCTTCCCTAATAGAGTCTGAGCATTTCATTAAAAAAGAAGATTGGGAAAGTTTTTATTATAATTCGGGAAAGAAAAGAAGTCAACTCTTATCCAATCATCCAAAAATAGAGTTGTTAAACGACATTTATATATTATTAAATAATAAACAAGCTATCAATAATTTAGATTGGGATACAAAGAATCTAAATTATAATTATGGTAGAACTCAGAATGATTTTCAAAAGAAAGGAGAAATTCTTTATAATGAATTGGTTAACCATTATGACTCTATCAATCTTGAAGATTGTATAGAAGCTGTTCGATTTAGGGTTATTTGTGAGACATGGAATGGAATAATTTTAAGAGAAAGAAAAACTATAGAAAATTTAAAAAAATTATTTCCAGATTTTAAATTTCAAAAAACGGAAGGTGCATTTGATTATAAATATGCTGTAGACTATTTAGTTTATGATAATGAGGAAACAACAAAACTTGGAATACAGATAAAGCCTCAGTCTTATCAAATAGGTAAAGGAAACTTTTTAAGAAATGCAAAAACTGCCAATCAAAAGAAGAATAACTTATTCATAAAAGATTATGATTGCAGTGTGGTCTATATTTATTCAAAAACAGATGGAAGTATCATCAACGGGGAGGTTATTGCGGAAATAGAAAAGATTTTAAAACAAAGTTAA
- a CDS encoding site-specific DNA-methyltransferase encodes MVSSNHKILIHDSRSLSEIVEPDSIDLVVTSPPYPMIQMWDELFFKMNTDIQKILEQNPSLAFELMNQEMDKVWESLYHSIKDGGFLIINIGDATRTINGDFQLFSNHARIIQKCLQLDFKNLPNILWRKQTNAPNKFMGSGMLPAGAYVTLEHEYILIFRKGTKKNFNNKQKDIRRESSYFWEERNIWFSDIWEDVKGTKQLIKNTETRNRSAAYPFELVYRLINMYSCKGDTVLDPFWGTGTTTLAAIASERNSIGIELEPYFKKEFLENTDSYKNSLNEYLHKRIEKHREFVKNRLESGKEIKHHNDKMNFPVMTSQEKELIINEVESIQNNDDIEVKYSELLNTPTYNFPNGNGKKKEKELTLF; translated from the coding sequence ATGGTTTCCTCCAATCACAAAATACTAATTCATGACTCAAGATCCTTATCAGAAATAGTTGAACCTGATTCTATTGATCTGGTTGTAACTTCACCTCCTTATCCGATGATCCAGATGTGGGATGAGCTTTTTTTTAAAATGAATACCGATATTCAAAAGATATTGGAACAAAATCCTTCATTGGCGTTTGAACTTATGAATCAGGAGATGGATAAAGTTTGGGAATCTTTGTATCATTCCATTAAAGATGGTGGCTTTTTAATTATAAATATTGGAGATGCTACCCGTACCATTAATGGTGATTTTCAATTGTTTTCCAACCATGCAAGAATTATTCAAAAGTGTTTACAGCTTGACTTTAAAAATCTACCAAATATTCTCTGGAGAAAACAAACTAACGCTCCTAATAAATTTATGGGTTCCGGTATGCTTCCTGCCGGTGCTTATGTAACCCTCGAACATGAATACATTTTAATTTTTCGTAAAGGAACCAAAAAGAATTTTAATAATAAACAAAAAGATATTCGTCGCGAAAGTTCTTATTTTTGGGAAGAACGAAATATTTGGTTTTCCGATATATGGGAAGATGTGAAAGGTACCAAACAACTCATTAAAAATACGGAAACGAGAAACAGAAGTGCTGCTTATCCTTTTGAACTGGTTTATAGATTGATTAATATGTATTCGTGTAAAGGCGATACAGTGTTAGATCCTTTTTGGGGAACCGGAACAACAACGTTAGCTGCTATCGCTTCAGAAAGAAATAGTATCGGTATTGAATTAGAACCTTATTTTAAAAAAGAATTTTTAGAGAATACCGATTCCTATAAAAATTCTTTAAATGAATACTTACATAAAAGAATAGAGAAGCATAGAGAGTTTGTTAAGAATAGGTTGGAGTCCGGTAAGGAAATAAAACATCATAATGATAAAATGAATTTTCCGGTAATGACATCTCAGGAAAAAGAACTTATAATCAATGAGGTGGAGTCTATTCAAAATAATGATGATATTGAAGTAAAGTATTCTGAATTATTAAATACACCTACTTATAATTTCCCGAATGGTAATGGAAAGAAAAAAGAGAAAGAATTAACTTTGTTTTAA
- a CDS encoding putative Ig domain-containing protein: MLKTIYFVISLFILSCDFGLKNESSLELALSRFLSLASSSSNPTVMSVIYPSAELSLTVGVSNLFAPTQADNVSSFQITPNLPEGLSFDTLTGTISGTPTAALSRTEFTITATRTGEVQQQQLFITVTDPAAQTVTTPLSIRYPATYTSYQYSPITISPTLTGTLNSCSISPALPSGLSLNTTNCIISGSSSTELVSTTYTITAKNDTEIATSSITISIQKVSLITLDFPISSYTYDTSQTISIRPTTTGTISSCSASPSLPSGLTLDTTSCAISGTATTTQSSTSYTLTASNSTYSVSKTINLTINPGFSYTYTRLTYLVYSSSDTVSPTYTMPSDTICSISPTLPSGLKFDKTTCSISGIPDTLYNSSIKHTVTAINSNGTYTATLSISVSEGTNCGGSISPCQEN; this comes from the coding sequence ATGTTAAAAACCATCTATTTTGTTATAAGTCTTTTTATTTTATCCTGTGATTTCGGTTTAAAAAATGAAAGTTCTTTAGAACTGGCCTTATCTCGATTCTTGAGCCTGGCGAGCAGTTCTTCAAATCCTACCGTCATGTCGGTCATATATCCTTCAGCAGAATTAAGTCTGACAGTAGGGGTTTCGAATCTATTCGCCCCCACACAGGCCGACAATGTCAGTTCTTTCCAGATTACACCTAATTTACCGGAAGGCTTAAGCTTTGATACTCTCACCGGGACGATAAGCGGGACTCCGACAGCGGCTTTGAGTAGAACCGAATTTACCATCACAGCCACTCGAACAGGAGAAGTTCAACAACAACAGCTCTTTATTACAGTTACAGACCCCGCTGCACAGACAGTAACAACTCCCTTATCGATACGATACCCGGCAACTTATACATCTTACCAATATTCTCCGATTACCATTTCTCCTACTCTTACAGGAACTCTCAACTCCTGCTCTATCAGCCCGGCTCTGCCTTCCGGTTTGAGTTTAAATACAACAAATTGCATTATTAGCGGAAGTTCCTCTACTGAGCTTGTCAGCACTACTTATACTATTACAGCTAAGAACGATACAGAGATAGCCACATCATCTATAACTATATCCATTCAAAAAGTAAGCCTCATCACCCTTGACTTTCCTATCAGCTCTTATACCTACGATACAAGCCAGACAATTTCTATTAGACCTACAACCACAGGAACAATATCTTCCTGTTCAGCAAGTCCGAGTTTACCTTCCGGGCTTACATTGGATACAACAAGCTGTGCTATAAGCGGAACTGCTACGACAACACAGAGTTCAACCTCTTATACCCTTACGGCTTCCAATTCGACTTACTCAGTTAGCAAAACTATAAACTTAACCATAAATCCCGGCTTCAGTTATACCTATACCCGACTTACTTATCTTGTTTATTCAAGCAGTGATACGGTATCTCCTACCTATACCATGCCCTCCGATACTATTTGTAGTATATCTCCTACTCTTCCTTCCGGTCTCAAATTCGATAAGACGACCTGTTCTATTAGCGGAATTCCCGATACTCTTTACAACAGTTCAATAAAGCATACAGTCACAGCAATCAACAGCAATGGAACCTATACAGCTACTCTTTCCATAAGTGTATCGGAAGGAACAAATTGTGGAGGAAGTATAAGCCCCTGTCAGGAAAATTAA
- a CDS encoding alpha/beta hydrolase: MDETVRIDNYSFTYEKCNEREGTPLVFLHGWCSVRFFWNYCLPDFTPDYPCVNFDLLGHYHSKVSPAFYKHFDEERLFVTQKEAIQKALNTERIRLIGHSAGAFVALGIAAMFPEFVEKAVVVCPPAHGPVRGLLYPAKLANDFGLSFINYGTIDLIKLFPGLIETWFSQGAAEPKKLIAIEGMKEFLREYHEYFKENNVRMVNRYLEILDKADILHLLDQYQVPTLLIAGRKDKVVSPSQFEAISKNQTEIDLVYFEESAHIPMMEEKELFIRTVKNFLDS, encoded by the coding sequence ATGGATGAAACAGTAAGAATTGACAACTACAGTTTTACATATGAAAAATGTAATGAACGTGAAGGAACTCCACTTGTTTTTCTGCATGGTTGGTGTTCGGTTCGCTTTTTTTGGAATTATTGTCTGCCTGATTTCACACCCGATTATCCCTGTGTAAATTTTGATCTTTTGGGTCATTATCATTCCAAGGTCTCGCCGGCATTTTATAAACATTTTGACGAAGAACGCCTTTTTGTAACCCAGAAAGAAGCCATACAAAAAGCCTTAAATACGGAACGTATACGGTTAATAGGGCATTCGGCAGGTGCTTTTGTTGCACTCGGGATTGCAGCGATGTTTCCTGAATTTGTGGAGAAAGCCGTTGTGGTTTGTCCCCCGGCCCACGGTCCGGTGCGTGGTCTTTTATACCCGGCGAAACTTGCCAATGATTTCGGACTTTCCTTTATAAATTACGGAACCATTGATCTTATAAAATTGTTTCCCGGCTTGATAGAAACCTGGTTTAGTCAGGGAGCTGCTGAACCTAAAAAACTAATTGCAATAGAGGGAATGAAAGAATTTTTAAGGGAATACCATGAGTATTTTAAAGAAAATAATGTCAGAATGGTGAATCGTTATCTTGAAATATTAGATAAAGCTGATATACTTCATTTATTAGATCAGTATCAGGTGCCTACTCTTCTCATTGCGGGAAGAAAGGATAAGGTAGTTTCTCCCTCTCAATTTGAAGCCATTTCAAAAAATCAAACAGAAATCGATCTGGTTTATTTCGAAGAAAGTGCACACATTCCTATGATGGAAGAAAAAGAACTTTTTATCCGTACTGTAAAGAATTTTTTGGATTCCTGA
- a CDS encoding serine/threonine-protein phosphatase has product MSKLKLDAIDFRTNIRNSRPSNIARLSGSFALLFLSFYYQIPNLLVISALSFFFSLSWLFYIEFFYSIYHRNPISWYIISTVDLFFISIAVYLTGLYYSPLQMAYILTVTVSSIDIYKERGLYVAYVSFILFGILLFLVHLKFLPLVNLFYNTNLVFSINSAILSLIMLLLSVIVTNKVVNSVYQQFHDKNKESEHSLKEIQTLKEKQDGDYFLTSILIEPLSIIDFKSSNLSIEVFIKQYKEFEFRGAKAELGGDICIIRNIFLGEENYIFFMNADAMGKSMQGAGGVLVLSSVINSFLNRYQDSGGYMDPYEWLIICFGELNNIFQSFEGLMMVSCIFGVIDENTGKMLYINAEHPFPILLRDNKALFLNEKHNGEKLGSPGAGQLEYIDEFLLEKGDTIFIGSDGKDDLLISKDQARIIDNDEFRILSVIEEAEGDLNRIVQKLEEKGNFSDDCSIISIFYKGNVLDFI; this is encoded by the coding sequence ATGAGCAAACTAAAGTTGGATGCAATAGATTTTAGAACTAATATACGAAATTCCAGGCCCAGTAATATAGCAAGGCTCTCCGGAAGTTTTGCTCTCTTATTTCTATCCTTTTACTATCAAATCCCGAATTTGCTTGTAATTTCTGCTTTGAGTTTCTTCTTTAGTCTGAGCTGGCTTTTCTACATTGAGTTTTTTTATTCAATCTACCACAGAAATCCGATCTCCTGGTACATAATCTCAACTGTTGACCTATTTTTCATCAGCATTGCTGTTTATCTTACCGGTCTTTATTATTCCCCTCTGCAAATGGCTTATATACTTACCGTAACTGTAAGCTCTATTGATATATATAAAGAACGCGGGCTTTATGTTGCTTATGTCTCTTTTATTTTATTTGGTATTCTATTGTTCCTTGTGCATTTAAAGTTTTTGCCGCTGGTTAATCTTTTCTACAATACAAATTTAGTATTTAGTATTAACTCAGCGATCCTTTCTTTAATTATGCTTCTACTTTCTGTAATTGTAACGAATAAAGTTGTAAATTCAGTGTATCAGCAGTTTCATGATAAGAATAAAGAATCGGAACATAGTTTAAAAGAAATACAAACCTTGAAAGAAAAGCAGGATGGAGATTATTTTTTAACCTCAATTTTAATTGAACCCCTATCTATTATTGATTTTAAAAGCTCTAATCTTAGTATAGAGGTATTTATTAAGCAGTATAAAGAATTTGAGTTTAGAGGTGCGAAAGCAGAACTGGGTGGCGATATATGCATTATACGTAATATATTTCTGGGTGAAGAGAACTATATTTTTTTTATGAATGCGGATGCCATGGGAAAGTCGATGCAGGGTGCAGGAGGGGTTTTGGTTTTGAGTTCGGTAATCAATTCCTTCTTAAACCGATACCAGGATTCGGGTGGCTATATGGATCCTTATGAATGGTTGATCATTTGTTTTGGAGAATTGAATAATATCTTTCAATCGTTTGAAGGTCTTATGATGGTTTCCTGTATTTTTGGAGTGATTGATGAGAATACAGGAAAAATGTTATATATTAATGCTGAACATCCCTTCCCAATTCTGCTGAGAGATAATAAAGCTTTATTTCTAAATGAGAAACATAATGGAGAGAAATTAGGCTCTCCCGGTGCCGGTCAACTGGAATATATCGATGAATTCCTTTTAGAAAAAGGAGATACAATTTTTATCGGTAGTGACGGAAAGGACGATCTACTCATTTCTAAAGATCAAGCTCGGATCATAGATAATGATGAATTTCGAATTTTATCTGTTATTGAAGAAGCAGAAGGGGATTTAAACCGAATAGTACAAAAATTGGAAGAAAAGGGAAACTTTAGTGATGATTGCTCTATTATTAGTATATTCTATAAAGGAAATGTTTTGGATTTCATTTAA